From Pyrenophora tritici-repentis strain M4 chromosome 1, whole genome shotgun sequence, the proteins below share one genomic window:
- a CDS encoding HpcH, 2,4-dihydroxyhept-2-ene-1,7-dioic acid aldolase, producing MNTLQDKSRIYRAFQKGGPTFGGWQMLPGTNHSRAIARSGVDWICVDTEHGNINDSQMHEAVTAIAHAGVSPLVRIAANEAWMVKRALDAGAHGVVVPLIYTVDDAKRLVSSTKFPPQGTRGFGSPLSVQCFNNESMTYYLQHANELRVPIPPSSPKHGGETASALQHVREIAAIPGVDCLLIGPFDLGNNIGHPILTSRLDPELEEAIEKIKDAAHAEGKKVAMYCNSGEDARRYADRGFDMISILTDQMGIIGAFKQSLSVATGAVEGSGDTSVKGYDGK from the exons ATGAACACGCTTCAAGACAAAAGCCGGATATACAGGGCTTTCCAAAAGGGAGGTCCAACGTTTGGTGGATGGCAG ATGCTCCCTGGAACTAACCACTCCCGAGCAATCGCCCGCTCAGGCGTCGACTGGATATGCGTAGATACCGAACATGGCAACATCAATG ATTCGCAGATGCACGAAGCTGTCACGGCAATAGCCCACGCCGGCGTCTCCCCCCTCGTCCGCATCGCCGCAAATGAAGCGTGGATGGTAAAGCGCGCCCTTGATGCCGGCGCACACGGCGTCGTCGTGCCTCTAATCTACACAGTCGACGATGCCAAACGCCTCGTTTCGTCGACTAAATTCCCGCCACAGGGGACGCGAGGATTCGGTTCGCCGCTCTCGGTTCAATGCTTCAATAACGAATCTATGACATACTACCTACAGCACGCCAACGAGTTACGTGTTCCCATCCCTCCCTCAAGTCCCAAACATGGAGGAG AGACGGCGTCTGCTTTGCAACATGTTCGTGAAATTGCCGCCATCCCGGGTGTGGACTGTTTGTTGATCGGGCCGTTTGATCTGGGAAATAACATTGGTCATCCGATTTTGACTTCCAGACTCGACCCGGAGTTGGAGGAGGCGATTGAGAAGATCAAGGATGCGGCGCATGCGGAGGGGAAGAAGGTCGCCATGTACTGTAATAGCGGAGAGGATGCGAGGAGATATGCAGATCGGGGCTTTGATATGATTAGCATACTGACGGATCAGATGGGTATTATAGGAGCATTCAAACAGAGTTTGAGCGTCGCTACTGGGGCGGTGGAGGGGAGCGGCGATACGAGTGTCAAGGGATACGATGGGAAGTAA
- a CDS encoding HepA, Superfamily II DNA-RNA helicase, SNF2 family, with amino-acid sequence MYFHSRKDEDPEEFEQHMVAREAERESQLDFHVVERVIDSRDGEDETDYFVKWKGLTYEFCTWEPASLVSRLSQSEIDRFLDRSSNRPSSDLRETNPNTRRKFVKLDAQPDYIKYGQLRSFQLQGVNFLAHNWCRGTNVILADEMGLGKTVQTVSFINWLRHDRHQDGPMICVVPLSTMPAWADTFNNWTPDVNYVIYTGREEARAIIRDKELLVDGNTKKIKFNVLLTTYEYVLADWQFLQSIKWQFLAVDEAHRLKNRDSQLYDRLRQFNAPCRLLITGTPIQNTLGELAALMDFLMPGKISVDEHVDLASEDASRKLAELSDAIQPYMIRRTKEKVENDLPPKSEKILRVELSDIQLEYYKNILTRNYEALNEGGVGHKQSLLNIVMELKKASNHALLFPNAENKLVKPGSSKEETLKALITSSGKMMLLDRLLGKLKADGHRVLIFSQMVHMLDILTDYLKLRNYSFQRLDGTVPAADRKIAIDHFNAPGSEDYCFLLSTRAGGLGINLMTADTVVIFDSDWNPQADLQAMARAHRIGQQKPVSVYRLVSKDTIEEEILERARNKRMLEFITIQRGVTDRQQKELNDKMSRAAAEPNSADDINNILKRRGQKMFEQSGNQKKLEELDIDSVLENAEEHKTEQAAGLTSDGGEEFLKNFEYTDVKIDLEWDDIIPKEELEAVKADIQQRKDEEETQKLLEESAPRKRKAASSSAREQRAAKKRALEATHIDVDDDEQSEQDDTVGKDPKRPLNTKEVRNLIGAYYRYGSLDERADEMLQSAKLVGRDLTVVKATLDQIVAESTRLVKEEQTRLKNLEIEAKRAITKKDKKAVLFDFGNVKKVNAETILERPVEMRILKEAVEATPDWRNFRVPDAIKPASYSCPWGAREDGMLCIGIQRHGYGAWVNIRDDPELGLTDKFYLEEHRVDKKEERTKAEEKNAKSPGAVHLVRRANYLLTVLKDKSISDPSVKRLMENHHRNNKKNHLNAARRTDKANSVSASPAPSGPMRKMASRDSERPSQRTYSNGENRRPDSRTESRQYDRSREDRPRNSDQYRPSDAHRKEYRNDRGSVDRRAHITDRNGTPENRRKINGDLDRQRIRDDRPRLSEDRPRSHSQSQVPDRSVETPKPKEKKADDFLERKLRPVRDNLSRLKKATPKNYPQKDAMVKVLKIELIAIGNFIRAETRDNPELEERLWGYTITNHWPRPGVTVPAIKGMYNKMLSSEKPASGATGTNGQKNGV; translated from the exons ATGTACTTCCATAGCCGGAAGGACGAGGACCCTGAGGAGTTTGAGCAGCACATGGTTGCACGTGAAGCAGAGCGCGAGAGCCAACTCGACTTCCACGTCGTTGAGCGTGTCATCGACTCACGAGATGGTGAAGACGAGACTGACTACTTTGTCAAGT GGAAAGGATTGACGTACGAGTTCTGCACCTGGGAACCAGCATCGCTCGTGAGTCGCTTGTCGCAGAGCGAGATCGATCGTTTCCTTGACCGCTCGTCGAACCGACCCTCCTCCGACCTCCGCGAGACGAACCCGAATACCCGCCGGAAGTTCGTCAAATTGGACGCGCAGCCCGACTACATCAAGTATGGTCAGCTAAGGTCGTTCCAACTTCAAGGTGTCAACTTCCTTGCGCATAACTGGTGTCGAGGCACCAACGTCATCCTGGCCGATGAGATGGGCCTGGGAAAGACGGTGCAGACTGTTTCCTTCATCAACTGGCTGAGGCATGATCGACACCAGGATGGTCCAATGATCTGCGTTGTACCGCTATCAACAATGCCTGCATGGGCCGACACTTTCAACAACTGGACCCCGGATGTCAATTATGTCATCTACACCGGTAGAGAGGAAGCCCGAGCGATCATTAGGGACAAAGAGCTTTTGGTCGATGGGAACACCAAGAAGATCAAATTCAACGTACTATTGACTACGTATGAATACGTCCTTGCCGACTGGCAGTTCCTGCAAAGCATCAAGTGGCAGTTCCTCGCCGTGGACGAGGCGCATCGACTGAAGAACCGCGATTCCCAGCTCTACGACAGGCTGCGGCAATTCAACGCACCGTGTCGACTACTCATCACGGGTACCCCCATTCAGAACACTCTGGGGGAGTTAGCTGCTCTCATGGATTTCCTCATGCCGGGGAAGATTAGCGTTGACGAGCACGTGGATCTCGCTTCAGAAGACGCCAGCCGAAAGCTTGCCGAACTCAGCGACGCGATTCAGCCGTACATGATTCGCCGTACCAAGGAGAAGGTCGAGAACGACCTGCCTCCCAAGTCTGAGAAGATTCTCCGTGTCGAACTGTCGGATATTCAGCTTGAATACTACAAGAATATCCTGACACGCAACTATGAGGCACTCAATGAAGGAGGTGTCGGCCACAAGCAGTCTCTACTGAACATTGTTATGGAGCTGAAGAAGGCTAGTAATCATGCCTTGCTTTTCCCCAACGCCGAAAACAAGCTTGTGAAGCCCGGCTCCTCGAAAGAGGAGACCCTGAAGGCTCTGATCACCTCTAGTGGCAAGATGATGTTGCTGGATCGCCTGCTTGGCAAGCTGAAGGCCGACGGCCATCGTGTCCTCATCTTCAGTCAAATGGTTCATATGCTGGACATTTTGACGGACTACCTCAAGCTGCGTAACTACTCATTCCAGCGTCTAGATGGCACAGTCCCAGCGGCTGATAGGAAGATTGCCATTGACCACTTCAACGCACCCGGTAGTGAGGACTATTGCTTCCTCTTATCTACTAGGGCTGGTGGTCTCGGTATCAACTTGATGACTGCAGACACTGTCGTCATCTTCGATTCCGACTGGAACCCTCAAGCTGACTTGCAAGCCATGGCTCGCGCCCATCGTATTGGTCAGCAGAAGCCTGTGAGTGTCTATCGTCTTGTCTCGAAAGACACCATCGAAGAAGAGATCCTGGAGCGCGCTCGTAACAAGCGTATGCTTGAGTTTATCACCATCCAGCGCGGTGTGACCGATCGTCAGCAGAAGGAGCTCAACGACAAGATGAGTCGCGCGGCTGCCGAGCCAAATTCtgccgacgacatcaacAACATCCTCAAGCGCCGCGGACAGAAGATGTTCGAACAGTCGGGCAACCAGAAGAAGCTCGAAGAGCTTGACATTGACTCAGTCCTGGAGAACGCCGAGGAGCACAAGACGGAACAGGCCGCCGGTCTCACGTCGGATGGTGGTGAAGAGTTTCTCAAGAACTTCGAGTACACTGATGTCAAGATTGATCTCGAATGGGATGACATCATTCCCAAAGAAGAGCTTGAGGCGGTCAAGGCCGACATCCAACAGCGGAAAGACGAGGAAGAGACCCAGAAACTGCTTGAGGAGAGCGCTCCCAGGAAGCGCAAAGCTGCCTCATCAAGTGCACGAGAACAGCGAGCAGCGAAGAAGCGCGCGCTTGAGGCCACCCACATCGACGTTGATGACGACGAGCAATCAGAGCAAGATGACACCGTTGGGAAGGATCCCAAGCGCCCTCTTAATACAAAAGAAGTGCGGAATCTCATCGGAGCTTACTACCGATATGGTTCACTTGACGAACGTGCCGATGAGATGCTTCAGTCAGCGAAACTCGTGGGCCGAGATCTCACTGTAGTCAAAGCCACGCTAGATCAGATCGTCGCCGAGAGCACACGACTGGTCAAGGAAGAACAGACGAGGCTCAAGAACTTGGAGATTGAGGCTAAGCGCGCCATCACCAAAAAGGACAAGAAGGCCGTCTTGTTCGACTTCGGCAACGTAAAGAAGGTCAACGCTGAGACTATCCTTGAGCGTCCGGTTGAAATGCGCATCCTCAAGGAGGCCGTCGAGGCGACTCCTGATTGGCGTAACTTCCGAGTGCCAGATGCCATCAAGCCCGCGAGTTACTCTTGTCCTTGGGGCGCACGTGAAGATGGCATGTTGTGCATCGGCATCCAGCGTCACGGTTACGGTGCCTGGGTCAACATCCGCGATGATCCAGAGTTGGGACTGACTGACAAGTTCTATCTTGAAGAGCACCGTGTCGACAAGAAGGAGGAGCGCACCAAGGCTGAAGAGAAGAACGCCAAGTCTCCAGGCGCTGTGCATCTTGTTCGTCGTGCGAACTATCTTCTGACTGTTCTGAAGGACAAGAGCATTTCGGATCCAAGCGTTAAGAGGCTAATGGAGAACCATCACCGCAACAACAAGAAGAACCATCTCAACGCGGCACGTCGCACAGACAAGGCGAACAGTGTTTCTGCCAGCCCTGCACCTTCTGGTCCAATGCGAAAGATGGCTTCACGAGATTCGGAGCGTCCTTCGCAGCGTACGTACAGCAATGGCGAGAACCGACGGCCTGACAGCCGGACTGAGAGCCGCCAATACGATAGGAGTCGGGAGGACCGCCCTAGGAACAGCGACCAATACAGGCCTTCGGATGCTCACCGCAAGGAGTACCGGAATGACCGTGGTAGCGTTGATCGTCGTGCGCATATCACGGACCGGAACGGGACGCCAGAGAATCGTCGAAAGATCAATGGAGACCTGGATAGGCAGCGTATTCGAGACGACCGGCCCCGTCTTTCAGAGGACCGTCCACGTTCGCACAGCCAGAGTCAAGTACCCGATCGCTCTGTGGAGACGCCCAAGccaaaggagaagaaggctgaCGACTTCCTTGAGCGGAAGCTTCGACCTGTgcgcgacaatctcagccGCCTTAAAAAGGCAACGCCGAAGAACTACCCACAGAAGGATGCGATGGTTAAGGTGTTGAAGATTGAGTTAATTGCCATCGGCAACTTCATCCGTGCTGAAACGCGTGACAACCCAGAGCTCGAAGAGCGGCTATG GGGTTACACGATCACCAACCACTGGCCTCGCCCTGGCGTCACTGTTCCCGCCATCAAGGGCATGTACAATAAGATGCTGAGCTCGGAGAAGCCGGCCTCTGGCGCGACAGGCACCAATGGGCAGAAGAACGGGGTTTAA
- a CDS encoding CorA, Mg2+ and Co2+ transporter → MASPFRPADPAEKLPAYYEDIEDDNIQHCFRDFDVERNFDLFDRQTRDPNSNNFCLDFGEDFAYCAFDLDSQSYDKLLNVPRPTELHTRWINIWMPYNQKALIRTLAAHFDFTPRLMGMMKSDPVPSNDSSLQTNKSSSTLRSILSHKSRTPGKANAMKERVKEANEAEHDSESSIGMTELMESTQLEMVRDMGHYQLVDDVWHWSTVDQGRRYMCIGYNSLHNVRTKRTGEHPETTDRSRDIPHGKRVWNWLLLCEDKTVISISEDPFPFANGPLNASDLRTLFTTRRNLVNVFRQLTKAPTPLRDAALVQLPLRKRVGSSDEETAHRPTDAPGLLFYYLFEDWGATFDLISRREQGYGAELERLRREMLQKANLTHIDQLHHIGCQLAVLKRVYHSYQLIIERVLKKQEATLASLKNSRVMSGNESLISSHPVFDSAGPMMPEADSLLGVALSSAARVRFERLKDRILLYALSEIQECLDQKESLVMMNFNLIAIKESYSVERLTWVTLLLAKITILFTPVTLLTGYFSIQFKNTEFEMVSYWRSFGYIFGASLALLVVFSLMSGTFEGKIITRSWTRACYDISRRWLAHRKKRSEML, encoded by the exons ATGGCATCCCCTTTTCGACCCGCGGACCCAGCAGAGAAACTACCAGCCTACTATGAGGACATAGAAGACGACAACATTCAGCACTGCTTCCGTGACTTTGACGTAGAACGCAACTTTGATCTCTTCGACAGGCAGACACGAGACCCCAATAGTAATAACTTTTGCCTGGACTTTGGCGAAGATTTCGCTTACTGTGCTTTCGACCTCGATTCGCAATCATACGACAAGTTGCTCAATGTGCCGCGGCCAACCGAACTGCACACCCGATGGATCAATATATGGATGCCTTACAACCAGAAGGCTTTGATCCGTACCTTGGCTGCACACTTCGACTTCACCCCACGGCTGATGGGTATGATGAAGAGCGATCCGGTGCCCAGCAACGATTCATCACTGCAAACCAATAAGAGCTCCTCAACCTTGAGGTCGATCTTATCGCACAAATCACGCACGCCTGGCAAGGCCAACGCAATGAAAGAGAGGGTGAAAGAGGCGAATGAAGCAGAGCACGATTCGGAGTCGAGCATCGGCATGACAGAGCTGATGGAGTCCACACAGTTGGAAATGGTACGAGATATGGGCCACTACCAACTGGTAGACGACGTTTGGCACTGGAGTACTGTGGATCAGGGCCGAAGAT ACATGTGTATCGGCTACAACTCATTACACAACGTACGAACTAAGAGAACCGGTGAACACCCGGAGACGACCGATAGAAGCCGTGATATACCTCATGGCAAACGTGTGTGGAACTGGCTTCTTCTCTGTGAGGACAAAACTGTCATTTCCATCTCCGAAGATCCATTCCCGTTTGCTAATGGCCCACTGAACGCGAGTGACCTAAGGACGTTGTTTACTACCCGGCGGAACCTGGTAAATGTTTTCAGGCAGTTGACAAAGGCACCGACGCCGCTTAGGGATGCGGCGCTGGTTCAATTGCCTCTTCGTAAACGCGTTGGCAGCAGCGACGAGGAGACTGCCCACCGTCCTACAGATGCTCCAGGATTACTGTTCTACTACCTGTTCGAAGATTGGGGTGCCACATTCGACCTTATCTCTCGTCGCGAACAGGGGTACGGTGCCGAGCTTGAAAGACTGCGCCGAGAGATGTTGCAAAAGGCTAATCTCACACACATCGATCAACTTCACCATATCGGTTGCCAGCTTGCTGTACTCAAACGTGTTTATCATAGCTACCAACTCATCATCGAGCGCGTTCTCAAGAAGCAAGAAGCTACACTGGCGTCGCTGAAGAACTCGCGCGTCATGTCTGGCAACGAATCACTCATATCATCACATCCGGTGTTTGATTCGGCAGGTCCGATGATGCCAGAAGCCGACAGTCTCCTCGGTGTGGCACTCAGCTCAGCTGCGCGTGTCCGGTTCGAACGCCTTAAAGACCGCATTCTCCTTTACGCACTCAGCGAGATCCAGGAATGCCTCGACCAAAAGGAATCACTCGTCATGATGAACTTCAATCTTATCGCCATCAAAGAGTCGTACAGCGTAGAACGCCTTACGTGGGTGACGCTCCTCTTGGCCAAGATTACGATTCTCTTCACGCCTGTCACGCTTCTTACGGGGTACTTCAGCATCCAATTCAAGAACACGGAGTTTGAAATGGTCAGTTATTGGAGGTCGTTTGGTTACATTTTCGGAGCCAGTCTGGCGTTGCTGGTCGTGTTCAGTTTAATGAGCGGGACGTTTGAGGGGAAGATTATCACGAGGAGTTGGACACGGGCTTGCTATGATATCAGTCGGAGGTGGCTGGCGCATCGGAAGAAGAGGAGTGAAATGCTCTGA
- a CDS encoding CHORD multi-domain protein: protein MGKKCVHKGCGKTYEDENEECIYHPGPPVFHEGQKGWKCCKPRVLTFDEFLAIEPCTTGKHSDVDDTPAPEPVTAPDVPNGTQVNLGSLEESLPAPAPRLPTAQAAPKPTASLAPPPESEDDDPSVVLKEGMTCRRKGCGAVHKGGNREGESCVHHPGAPIFHEGSKGWSCCKRRVLEFDQFMNIEGCKTKDRHLFVGSGKKKEGEEKLDTVRHDFYQTATSVVASLYLKKIDKSTAVVDFQLNHVKLDLPTTDSKRYQTEFPLFASIKPEESKFRILGTKLEMTLAKADGTSWPVLRSDDKPTGEMIQVGRAGRA from the exons ATGGGGAAGAAATGCGTTCACAAAGGCTGCGGCAAGACGTATGAGGACGAGAATGAAGAGTGCATCTACCACCCGGGTCCACCTGTCTTCCACGAGGGGCAGAAAG GCTGGAAATGTTGCAAACCTCGCGTTCTTACCTTTGACGAATTCCTCGCAATCGAGCCTTGCACAACGGGCAAGCACTCGGATGTAGACGACACACCCGCGCCGGAACCAGTCACAGCTCCCGACGTCCCCAATGGTACACAAGTCAATCTTGGGTCGCTAGAAGAATCTCTGCCTGCGCCTGCTCCCCGGTTGCCTACCGCTCAAGCTGCGCCCAAGCCGACAGCCTCGCTCGCTCCCCCGCCGGAGTCCGAAGATGACGACCCAAGTGTAGTGCTGAAGGAGGGTATGACATGTAGGAGGAAAGGCTGTGGAGCAGTTCATAAAGGAGGTAATAGGGAAGGCGAGAGTTGCGTGCATCACCCTGGCGCTCCCATTTTCCACGAAGGCAGCAAAGGCTGGAGTTGCTGTAAGAGGAGGGTATTGGAGTTTGATCAGTTTATGAATATCGAGGGATGCAAGACAAAAGACAGGCATCTGTTTGTGGGCAGTGGTAAGAAGAAGGAGGGCGAAGAAAAGCTGGATACTGTCCG ACATGACTTTTACCAAACCGCAACGTCTGTTGTTGCATCGCTATATCTCAAAAAGATCGACAAGTCCACGGCAGTCGTCGACTTCCAGCTTAATCATGTGAAGCTGGATTTGCCTACGACGGATAGCAAGCGTTACCAGACAGAATTCCCCTTATTCGCAAGCATCAAGCCCGAAGAGAGCAAGTTCAGGATTCTAGGCACAAAGCTTGAGATGACACTAGCCAAGGCTGATGGTACAAGCTGGCCAGTCTTGAGGAGTGATGATAAACCTACTGGTGAGATGATCCAGGTGGGGAGGGCTGGAAGAGCATAG